The DNA window ATATGCAGCAGTGAGTGGAACCAATAGAATTCTGTTTCTTTCAGATACAATTCCAGATGCTACAGCTGCGGATATGAGTGCTGGCCTTTCCAAGGTGCCCCCACAGAGAACCACGGCAATAAACTATCTGACAGTACCTAATATAAACGACCCTGTCCCGATAACCCTATACCTCTGGAGAGCTACTTGAGTTCAGTCATCAATGTACTCTTTCAAGTTCAATTTCATTGGTAGTTCTGGCTTTTTGAAACCCTTCCCTTGGTGCCCAAATGGTATTGTAAGGTCGAAACCCATTTTGGTTGTCATCCTCGTTTGAGGGTCCGCAGAAGGGTCTAATGAGGAGCCCTTTTCCTCTTTCATGATAATGTCCTCTTTTCCCTGGAACCTGGTTGCCATAGCCCACTCTACTTCATGTGGATTGTGAATATCAATGTCTTCATCAACTACAAACACATGCTTTACTGAATGGTGGCCTTTAAATGCTGCTTCGATTGCCTTTCTTCCATCATCTGCATTTTTCTTTCTTATGCTCACGATTGCATGAAGCCATGAGCAACCACCAGGGGTTACATAAACATCTTTCACATCGCATACCTTACCTACTTCGATGTAAATTGTGGGCTCTCTAGGCATGCCCATTAGCACCTTATGCTCAAGCCCACCAGGCAGCAGGGCATGATATATTGGATTTTCCAGAACATAAATTTTCTTCACTCTTGCCACTCTTTGCTTCCTGACAATGTCGGGAGTTTCTGTAAGGTCAAGGAAAGGACCTTCATCATGCATCTCGCCTGTGAATTCACAGAGCATCACTATTTCTGCCTTGGGTACAATATGCCCATCTATCTGTGTACATATTGTTTTCGCCAGTGCATTCGCAATTGCTAGTTCATTCATGTTTATTGGCACAGAGATTGCGGAGCCGAGAAGCACGGGGATAGAATTTCCGATGCAGAATGCAAACTCTTTCAGCCCTCGCTTAATGTAAGCATCAAAATCTCTTTCTAGGATTCTAAACACAAGCTTATCTTTATCAATGACCATCGCCCTGTGAAAAGAGGCATTGATTCCATATTCCTTGTCATTTGCAATCACAATGCCAGAGGCAATGTAGGGACCACCGTCGAACGGATAGTATGTAAGAATGGGAATTTTGGTGAGGTCGGACTCTGTAACATTATACTCTATTTTCTCTATTTCTGGCTCAATAGGTTCGTTGATGGCCTTGATCATGTGGGGAATTATCTCTTCTTCCTTTATACCTAAGCCAATTGCAACATGCTTTCTTGTGGGACACAGATTAGCCACAACAGGTATTGTGTGACTATCTACATTTTCAAATAGGATAGTTTGGTCTTCCATCATTTTCATTATTGTGGAAATTTCATATTTTGTGCTTACTTTTCGTTTCACATGTTTGACCATTTTTCGTTTCTCAAGCTCTGCGATGAACTCCCGTAGTTCCATCTTCTCACACTCCAATTGTTGTTTTGAGAACATTAAAGCCAGCACGTTCTATTGCTTTTGCAACTTTCTCTTGACATTCGACCCCTGGAGTCAATGCTACCATGTATCCACCTCTACCAGTTCCTGTGAGCTTTGCACCCCATGCTCCATTTTCTCTAGCGAGATTTACTAGCAGATCAAGTTCTTTAGAGGAAACCCCAAGTTGCTGAAGAAGTTCATGATTGCGGTTCATAAGGTCTCCAACCTTTCTGTAATCACCTGTCTCAAGTGCCTTTCTTCCAGCACTGATCAACCCTTCCGCTTCCACGAAAATCTCTTTAGTTTTCTCCGGCTCTCTTTTCATAAACGTTTTGACTTCCTCAACCACTTTTTGAGTGTTTGCAGTCAAACCAGTATTTCCCATCACGATTTCAATCCGCGAAGGCATTTTGATTCGCTCGAATTTAGGTGGAGGTCCTTTCAGAAACGCAAGACAGCCACCGAATGTTGATGCGGTGTTGTCTACACCAGAAGGTGTACCATGGTAACCCTTTTCACCCTGATATGCGACTTCATTTATTTTTTCGTCGTTGAATCCCAGTTTGAACTCTTCATTTACAGCCCTAGCAAAAGCAGTGCAGGCAGCAGCACTTGCACCAATCCCAGACGCAGCTACGAGGTCACCAGCAAAGGTGATTTTGAGAGGAGTTTTTGTAAGGTCTATTCCGCAGTAGTCACACATGAGCGAAATTGACTTGTACATTTGTGCTTCTTTCTCTTTTTTGTAGCCAGGTGTTTCTGGCCTCAAATCTTCTATTTCGAAACCAGAAAAATCTTTTTTCTTCAAAATAGAGACAGTTGCTGTTGTTTTCATTCCAATAGCGCACACGATGGAAGGAAGTCCATGCACTACGAAATGCTCTCCGAAGATTATGACCTTACCATAGCCATATCCGTGTCCCATATTTAATCACCAGGATACCCCAAAACATTATGATATATGGATTTTTCTAAAGAATAACTATATGTACCAGAATGTGTTTAGCTCGAAAAATTGGCAATGGTAAACAATATATAGCACTATTTATTTGTGGAGAGTGAGGATGAATATGGGACTAAAAGACTTTATAATAAAAAGAACGGTCTACTCCATAGTGACGCTGTTGATTGTGCTGGTATTGCTCTTTACAATTTTTAGAGTGATGCCAGGTGACCCAACCAAACTTGCACTAGACCCAAAGGCCTCACCTGAAAGAAAACATATCCAGGCGGTTCAGTATGGTTTGGAAGATAGAAAGGATTATACGGTAGAAGACAAAACAGTACATCTTACTAAGGACCCGGGTACTACTATCTTTACGGCGCTTACACCAGAGAATTTTGTGAATTCCACAAACGAACTTAGGTATACTGTGAGCAACCCGCAGGAAGAATGGTTCATTCTTGAAATCAAAATCAAACCGCAGACACCTGGCTTGATGGTTTCTGCAGGAGTTTTCCTGGATGGACTCGTTGCAAAGGATGGTGTGATTGAACCGAAAGAGACTGCTATTGAAGTGGGAAATAAAACCCCATGGCTTGCGAAAGCAGCAACAAACGGAAATGTGATAATTGGTACAGTAACATTTTCAGACCAGTTAAAATTGCAGGCACAGAATAACACAATTAAAAACTCTGATATCGTAGTAAACCCTGGAGGGCTCAATATCGAAGATTCTATTATCTCAGACTCAAAAATTTTCATGGGGACTTCATCAGTCAAGAATAGCATAATTGTTGGTAGCACAGATGAAATTATAAATAAATCTACCATTATAAACGAAGTGTGGTATTATAATGTCAACATAACCGGTAGGGATACATGGACGGCACCATGGGGGTCACCAGAAAAGGACAGTAGCTCTGTTGTTCTCAATTCCATGTTAGTAGGAAAAGATGTTATAAAAAACTCAAATATTTCTAACTCAAAAATATTTGATTCTTTCGTTGACAACTGTACATTCACAAATGTAATAGTTATAAACAGCACAGTTAACAACAAGACAGCGGAAAATATAATAATAATCAATGATGAAGAGTATCCTCTTTACAGGGCCGAGTTAATCCTAAAGACACCACCTAAGCCAGCGTTACAGGCAAGGGGTAATGATAAGAATCTTGTGGTAATTAAACTACTCACTTTGAACAAAGATGGCGATATTCAGATTGAAATCAAAGTGACTTCATACATACGAACAGATTTCTTTACACAACTTGCTAGGTACATGCAGGACATGCTTGTCTTCAACTTTGGAAATGATTTCACAACTCAAAGGCCAGTCACCGAAGGCATTTCAATAAGGATAGGGCCTACAGTTCTACTATTCGGAAGTGCAACTGTGATTGCATACGCTCTCGGAATTTTCCTAGGTGCGCTTTTGGCATGGAGAAGGGGAAGTAGAATGGAACTATCAGTGATTATTGTAAGTTTGTTCTTTTACTCCATGCCTCTGTTCTGGTTTGGTATGATATTGATATGGGTATTATCGAATCAGGCGGGCTGGTTCCCACCAGGTGGACTTCAGTCACCTACTACGGACAAACCGTTGGAAGGATTTGAATATTTCAAAGATATAGTATGGCATCTCTCTCTCCCGCTTCTCACACTGACTGTGACCCATCTCGCAGGAGATGTGTTACTGATGAGGAACTCAATGTTAGAAGTGATGGGTGAGGATTACATCCTGACAGCGAAGGGAAAAGGGTTGAAGGAAAGAACAATATTGTATAAGCATGCCGCGAGAAATGCAATGTTGCCAGTGGTTACAGCTCTCGCATTAAGCATAGGTGGGATTGTAAGTGGTGGTGTTCTTACAGAGACAGTGTTTTCATGGCCAGGGATGGGATATTGGCTTGTCGAAGCAACCTTGACATACAACTATCCTGTGGCACAGGGTGTTTTCTACATCCTTGCAATCCTAACAATTGTGGGGAATGTGATGGCAGACATTCTGTACGCGTACTTAGATCCTAGGGTGCGACTGTGAGGTGAAAAAATGGTATCAAGAAGAACTAAGGAAAAAATTAGAGATATTACTAAAGTGCTCAAGAGCAGCTGGAAAATGTTCAGTGAAAGCATTACAGGTCTAGTGGGTCTTGGAATTATTTTCTTCTTCGTGATTATCGCGATTTTAGCACCAGTTATGGGTCTCAAAGACCCCATGCACTGGACGGCGCCTTATTCAGATATCTTGACGGGTGTGGAATCAAATGCGACCGCGGATTCCTTCACGGGTACACTTGTTGGAGGACCCGCAACTGTACCACCAGTGGGTGAAAAAATTTATAAAGCCTACATTCTCACCACGGAAGGAACGAAGGGTAAGATCTCAGGGATCAGCTTAAGAGATAATACTGTAGTGTGGACAAGAGAGTTTGATGGCACCCCTGTTCAGAATTTTACCTACTTTTATCTAGTCGCTGGGGGAATGAGTTCACCGACCAATATCACTATATTTGTATGTGCAAATACTCCTTCGGGTGGAAAATTGTATATTTTTGTTGACGACTATCAGTATAATGTCCCATCTAAAGACATAAAAATGGTGGAATTTCCGTCAGGGGCATATTTTGATAATATAGCAGGTGTTACCTTCCCGGCAAAAATTATAA is part of the Thermoplasmata archaeon genome and encodes:
- a CDS encoding UbiD family decarboxylase, translated to MELREFIAELEKRKMVKHVKRKVSTKYEISTIMKMMEDQTILFENVDSHTIPVVANLCPTRKHVAIGLGIKEEEIIPHMIKAINEPIEPEIEKIEYNVTESDLTKIPILTYYPFDGGPYIASGIVIANDKEYGINASFHRAMVIDKDKLVFRILERDFDAYIKRGLKEFAFCIGNSIPVLLGSAISVPINMNELAIANALAKTICTQIDGHIVPKAEIVMLCEFTGEMHDEGPFLDLTETPDIVRKQRVARVKKIYVLENPIYHALLPGGLEHKVLMGMPREPTIYIEVGKVCDVKDVYVTPGGCSWLHAIVSIRKKNADDGRKAIEAAFKGHHSVKHVFVVDEDIDIHNPHEVEWAMATRFQGKEDIIMKEEKGSSLDPSADPQTRMTTKMGFDLTIPFGHQGKGFKKPELPMKLNLKEYIDD
- the mvk gene encoding mevalonate kinase; this translates as MGHGYGYGKVIIFGEHFVVHGLPSIVCAIGMKTTATVSILKKKDFSGFEIEDLRPETPGYKKEKEAQMYKSISLMCDYCGIDLTKTPLKITFAGDLVAASGIGASAAACTAFARAVNEEFKLGFNDEKINEVAYQGEKGYHGTPSGVDNTASTFGGCLAFLKGPPPKFERIKMPSRIEIVMGNTGLTANTQKVVEEVKTFMKREPEKTKEIFVEAEGLISAGRKALETGDYRKVGDLMNRNHELLQQLGVSSKELDLLVNLARENGAWGAKLTGTGRGGYMVALTPGVECQEKVAKAIERAGFNVLKTTIGV
- a CDS encoding ABC transporter permease, coding for MGLKDFIIKRTVYSIVTLLIVLVLLFTIFRVMPGDPTKLALDPKASPERKHIQAVQYGLEDRKDYTVEDKTVHLTKDPGTTIFTALTPENFVNSTNELRYTVSNPQEEWFILEIKIKPQTPGLMVSAGVFLDGLVAKDGVIEPKETAIEVGNKTPWLAKAATNGNVIIGTVTFSDQLKLQAQNNTIKNSDIVVNPGGLNIEDSIISDSKIFMGTSSVKNSIIVGSTDEIINKSTIINEVWYYNVNITGRDTWTAPWGSPEKDSSSVVLNSMLVGKDVIKNSNISNSKIFDSFVDNCTFTNVIVINSTVNNKTAENIIIINDEEYPLYRAELILKTPPKPALQARGNDKNLVVIKLLTLNKDGDIQIEIKVTSYIRTDFFTQLARYMQDMLVFNFGNDFTTQRPVTEGISIRIGPTVLLFGSATVIAYALGIFLGALLAWRRGSRMELSVIIVSLFFYSMPLFWFGMILIWVLSNQAGWFPPGGLQSPTTDKPLEGFEYFKDIVWHLSLPLLTLTVTHLAGDVLLMRNSMLEVMGEDYILTAKGKGLKERTILYKHAARNAMLPVVTALALSIGGIVSGGVLTETVFSWPGMGYWLVEATLTYNYPVAQGVFYILAILTIVGNVMADILYAYLDPRVRL